In the genome of Pseudorca crassidens isolate mPseCra1 chromosome 14, mPseCra1.hap1, whole genome shotgun sequence, one region contains:
- the GKN1 gene encoding gastrokine-1, which produces MKFTTVFAGLVGIFLTPALANYNINVNDNNSGGSGQQSVSVNNEHNVANVDNNNGWDSWNSVWDYEYGFAVTRLFKKKSCIVHKMNKAVMPSFQALDTLVKEKKLQGKGQGKPSPKSLIYTVNPDKVNNLDQFGKSIIAMCKGIPTYMAEEVQEPSQILYIGNCFNIDILWILNISFCGGTVEN; this is translated from the exons ACTGTCTTTGCTGGACTTGTTGGCATCTTTCTGACTCCTGCCCTTGCTAACTAT AATATCAATGTCAACGACAACAACAGTGGTGGAAGTGGGCAGCAGTCAGTGAGTGTCAACAACGAACATAACGTGGCCAATGTTGACAATAACAATGGATGGGACTCGTGGAATTCCGTCTGGGACTATGAATAT GGCTTTGCTGTAACCAGGCTCTTTAAGAAGAAGTCATGCATTGTGCACAAAATGAACAAGGCAGTCATGCCCTCTTTTCAAGCCCTTGATACGCTGGTCAAGgaaaagaag CTTCAGGGTAAAGGACAAGGGAAACCATCTCCCAAGAGCCTGATATACACAGTCAACCCTGACAAAGTCAACAACCTGGACCAGTTTGGAAAATCCATCATTGCCATGTGTAAGGGGATACCAACATACATGGCTGAAGAGGTTCAAG aGCCAAGCCAGATTTTATACATAGGAAATTGCTTCAATATTGATATACTCTGGATTCTGAACATTTCCTTCTGTGGAGGAACAGTggagaactaa